A window of Onychomys torridus chromosome 15, mOncTor1.1, whole genome shotgun sequence genomic DNA:
tgtggttgctgggaattgaactcaggacctctggaagagcagccagtgctcctaacctctgagccatctctccagccctaatgcTCACATCTTAACACAGATCCACGGAATGCGACCCTCCAAATGATCCTTTCCTTAAATGACACTGGGTCATCTTCATATAGCAGTTGTCCTAATGACACTGGCCCCACCTGATATGCTGAATTCAGCCTGTACAAACTCCCAGGTCTAAAGGAGTTTACACTTGGAAGCAAAGGCTAGAGATTAAGTCAGGGTCTGAATGATGACAGTCCACTGAACATCATCCTTGAATATTTAAAATGGATAATTCAGCGGTTGTGTCAGGACCTCAATGGTGGGGACTAGCATTTCAGATTGGAATGTATGAGGTTTAAATTGGCATTTGAGGAACTTGATAACATGAACATGATGAGTCACACCAAGTATCTGTAGCACATAGCTGGTTATgtgtctttttgttctttttcttttttctttctttctttctttctttttttttttttttttttttttttttttttggctttttgagacagggtttctctgtgtagccctggctgtcctggaacttgctctgtagaccaggctggcctcgaactcacagagatccacctgcctttgcctcctaagtgctgggattaaaggtgtgcaccatcactgcctggctgtttctttcatttaaaaaaaaacaaaaccaaaaaaccaaaaaaacctcatTTTTAACTCTTTAGGTCATCACAGTAATttcatcttttgatttttttttctgtcttctctcctcttaAAATCTGGCACTTCTCCTAAAGCCGTCTTTGGGGTTCTTCTCCCCGTATCTCtctctaggccatctctccactcccctAATTTAACTACGGACTCTTTGAGGACTAAGGCATTCATACCTCACCTTTGCTCTTGGCCTTTGGGAATGCTGCATTCAGTTTTCCAACTGCCCGCCCAACAGTCTACAGACTAACATCCCATCAGCCGTCCCAGTTCTGCCACACCACAATCTGAGcttttagccaggtgtggtggcacacacacctggaattccagtactcagggagccaaggcaggaagacaaggctagcctggcttacagggagaccctgtctcaacaagccAAACCACCCAACCTCCTAGAAACCTGAGATCTGAACTCctttcccactttctctccttCACTCTTGCCCGACCCCAGTTATAAACAGCATCCTGTCCCTCCAAGTCATTCGGAATGGAAACCTCCAGTTACGCTGCCTGCAGACCTTCCTCTACAACCCATCAGATGAAACGTACCTCCGGGGCCAGCTTAACTCTGCGTTCCCATCTTCGCCTTTCTACAGCCTTGCCTCTAGTTCAATGGCTCACCCCCCTTAGATCTGAGAAATTTGGATGGCAGTCCCCACATGAGGTCCCCTTGCCTTCACAATCTTCTGCCACCAAACTCACTTTCAAAACAAGTCAAAATCATGGCTATCTTAGTTTCCTGTGCAGGTGATAATAAATGTTCACATAGTGACTGCTGTAGATGACACAAGGCTTACCATCTGATTCCCCTGGAGGTCAAAATTCTTAAAATCAAGGTGTTGTTAGGGCTATGTTCATATGGATACTCCAGGAGCGAGTCTGCGTTCTTGCCTTCCATACTGCCTCAAGACATTGCCCATGTTCCTTGGCTCCTGGATCCCTTTTCACTCTCAGAGGCAATAGAATAGCACTTCAAGCCTGACTCTGATCCTCTTGTGCCATATGTATAAGGACTTGTAAAACTGCATTTAGACTCCACGGCCAATCTAGGTTCTGCCCTTATCTCCTGATGCCTAACTAAATTGCTCCTTTGCCATGTGAGGTAACATATCCTAGGTTCTAGGAGCTAGTAGGTAGAATCATGGGTTGGGTGGGATGTTATTCTATCCACCACAGTAGTTATTCCTCTGCAAATTCTGTGTGCAGAGGGTGGAGGTATAGGTTAGTGGTAGAGCAGCTGCCTAGAACTGAAAAGCCCTGTGTTCAACTGCAAACAAAGGGAAGAAGACTTCTGTGTGCAACCCCAGAATGTACAACTAGATCACGGCTCCAGAAGACAGTTTAGGGTCCCTTCGGGAATGAATTGTGTGacttatttttcaaattcatcTCTTAGATGTATCAAACTAGCACAAGACAGGGACATGTCCATGCACCTTCTCCTCTGGTCTAGGAATTACTTGTAGACGGCAGTGGAGTTGAAAACTGCCATGCAAGTGTGCAACTGACATTTTCAGAATCAACTGACTGGCTATTCCCAGATTCATGCTCAGCCACCACCGTGGGTGAGAACCTTCCTCACGTATTAAGTTCTATCTCTGTACCTTGCTCATCTTTGCTCAAGCTTATCTTTTCAGTGATCGTTTGCTTGAATACTCAACTTGGCTAATTATctcctgaatatatatatatatatatatatagtttgtaagcaataaaaCATTTTCCTATAATGTCCCATTGTGCTGTTTTGTTTCATCTAggacagtggtcctcaaccttcctaacggtgtctttaatacagttcctcatattgtggtgacccccaaccatcaaattatttccattgctacttcataactataatttgctacttttatgaaatgtaaatgtaaatatttttggagacaggggttTGGCTGAGGGatcaggacccacaggttgagaaccactgatttagaacTATTATGAAGTCCTGACATTCAGGGGACTGTCATCTAGTTGTTCTCACAGAAAAGCACAGTATGGGGCATatcatacatattatatacatgccTGTGGGTTGCATCATCtatagtgattaaaaaaaaaaagactccaagTTCTCTAACTACAAAGATCATGTAGCatcaaacatttcattttattatccaAACCACAGGTAGGAGTTGGTAACAAATCATATGCTGATATTCCCTTTCAATTACAGGCATGAAAAATGTTTCAGAGAACTCAGGACAGCCAACCTTAAGTATTAAGACCTTCAATGGAGCTCCCTCCAATACCTTTGAAGACTTCCCACTTTCTGACATAGAGGGCTGGACAGGAGCTACCACAACTGTAAAAATGAAATGTCCTGAAGAAAGCATTTCAACTCTCCACGTGAATAATGCTACCATGGGATACCTGAGAAGCTCCTTAAGTACCAAACTGATACCTTCCATCTATATCCTGGTGTTTGTGGTCGGTGTACCAGCGAACATTGTGACCCTGTGGAAACTCTCCTCAAGGACCAAATCCATCTGTCTGGTCATCTTTCACACCAACCTGGCCATCGCAGATCTCCTTTTCTGTGTCACACTGCCATTTAAGATCGCCTACCATCTCAATGGGAACAACTGGATCTTTGGAGAGGTCATGTGCCGGATCACCACACTCGTTTTCTACGGCAACATGTACTGTTCCATTCTCATCCTCACCTGTATGGGCATCAACCGATACCTGGCCACTGTGCATCCTTTCACATACCGGAAGCTGCCCAAGCGCAACTTCACTTTGCTCATGTGTGGCCTGGTGTGGGTAATGGTCTTCTTATATATGCTGCCCTTCGCCAtcctgaggcaggagtatcatcTTGTCCAGCCAGAGATCACCACCTGCCACGATGTTCACAACACATGCGAGTCCCCATCTCCCTTCCAATTCTACTATTTCACCTGCTTAGCGTTCTTCGGATTCCTCATTCCCTTTGTGGTCATTGTCTACTGTTACACAACTCTCATCCGCAAGCTTAACGCGCAGGATCGCAGATGGATGAGGTATATCAAGGCGGTTCTCCTCATCCTTGTGATTTTCACCATCTGCTTTGCTCCTACCAACATTATACTCATAATTCACCATGCCAACTACTACTACAACAACACCGATAGCCTGTACTTTATGTATCTCATCGCTTTGTGCCTGGGGAGCCTGAATAGTTGCCTAGATCCATTCCTTTATTTTGTCATGTCAAAAATTGTAGATCAGCTTACTTCTTAGCCAACATTGGCAGGAGCATCTTAGAGAACAAGGAAAGGTATTACTGAAAATGTACCTGCTGGAGCCGACTTGTGCATGGCAGCAACAGCtcaattttgtttggtttttgttgtgttttgtttgcttgtttgagacagggtctcactgtgtagtcttggctagcccagaactctctagatcaggctggccttgaactcacagagatctgcctgcctcggcctctcaagttttgggattaaaggaatgtacaaCCAGGCCTGGCAAGAGCTCCATTTTTAAGCTCCTTTGAAATAATGCTTCAAACATCAAATGCCATAAAATTATTAGGATTAAAAAATACTTCGCcagtattttaagaatgtcttagtCTTCATGATCATTATTCTCCTTATGACAAGGGATACATTTCTAGTTGCCTTCCTGATTCTCCAGGCTTTAAATAGCCCCTTCCCTCCTGTGAGTGGCATTGACATCCTGGGAATTTAGCATGACTGGCGGCTCTTTGAGCAGCTATCCTGTCATGGTTGTGTCCCTCACTGGGGCCCTGTCTTCATCCCACCTGTCTTAAAACGTCCTCATTGCCAGCCGAGCGGCAACAGATCAGGTCAACCCTCCTTGAGTATCTCTTTCTGAATACAACATGCAAACCCTTCCCTGGACCCTGCACTGCTCCTGAAATGACAAGCCCCTGGGTGGCTTTCATCTCCAGCTGCCTAACATGACCTGTGAAGCCACGCCCACTATCAAGTACCAGGCTTGCTCTCTCACTACCAacccatccttcctcccctttcctgctgccccctccccgcccccagggAAGCCCATCCTAGCATCTTTGCTTTACTCTGTCCTGCTTTTCAAGTCTTTCAAGGATTGTTTTCCCCTTACTCTCAAACTGGAAGTGTCAGTTTCctcatttagatttctttttttattttgttttttttcaagacagggtttctctgtgtagttttggtgcctgtcctagaactcactctgtagaccaggctggcctcgaactcacagagatccgcctgactctgcctcccgagtgctgggattaaaggcataaaccaccaccgcccggccttcaTCTGGATTTCTAAAccattttcttataattatgGTACTTCTATACACACAAGCCTGCTAAGCTCATTTGCATATGGACATTAGTTCCAATAAGCAATTAAGTTTTCCATGTGGTAAGATCTCTGTACCTGCAAGTTTTACACCTGCAGATTCAAACAACCACAAACcaaaaacacttgaaaaaaattataaaagctgaacatgaacagatttttttcttttcattatc
This region includes:
- the F2rl2 gene encoding proteinase-activated receptor 3 translates to MKVLILTAARLLLLPATFCQSGMKNVSENSGQPTLSIKTFNGAPSNTFEDFPLSDIEGWTGATTTVKMKCPEESISTLHVNNATMGYLRSSLSTKLIPSIYILVFVVGVPANIVTLWKLSSRTKSICLVIFHTNLAIADLLFCVTLPFKIAYHLNGNNWIFGEVMCRITTLVFYGNMYCSILILTCMGINRYLATVHPFTYRKLPKRNFTLLMCGLVWVMVFLYMLPFAILRQEYHLVQPEITTCHDVHNTCESPSPFQFYYFTCLAFFGFLIPFVVIVYCYTTLIRKLNAQDRRWMRYIKAVLLILVIFTICFAPTNIILIIHHANYYYNNTDSLYFMYLIALCLGSLNSCLDPFLYFVMSKIVDQLTS